The following are encoded together in the Novipirellula artificiosorum genome:
- a CDS encoding type I polyketide synthase, producing MFQKTSDAAVANNAVRPSELIAIVGLGCRFPGGANSPEQYWSLLSEGRNAITETPTDRWNLDKFYSRGTTKPGKTNSRWGGYVDAIDHFDPQLFGISPREAAAMDPQQRLLLEVAWQALEDAGMPVEGVNGHPASVFIGISSFDYSVASLSFEDRTELGPYSNTGGSSSIAANRISYCFNLRGPSVAVDTACSSSLVALHMACESLRSGKASFALAGGVNALLLPDFYVAFSQLGVLSPDGRCKTFDARANGYVRSEGAGIVVLKPYSAALRDGDDIYCVIRSSALNQDGHTDGMTVPSQSAQQDLMRQAYESANVDPSLVSYIEAHGTGTPVGDPIEAAAIGNVIGKARDERQPCYVGSVKTNIGHLEAGAGIASVIKVALAMRHQLIPRHLNFESLNPAIRLEENGLRLPIESTPWKSIAGRRIAGINGFGYGGANAHVVIEDASLAEVSKEDLATPQRNGSTAHDSVTRFGEIGWPLPVSAQSKDQLPLVANQWANWLSQQGSPRSAAEVIGSASQQRSHLRTRRVVFGDSLETIATKLRTTDADASETSSLISAAGRQHGILFVCCGQGPQHWRMGRRLYKAGGTFQTTIDRCNREFSKLASWSLITELLRDESESRLQETSIAQPALFAIQVALAAQWKDYGVGPSAVVGHSVGEIAAAYISGALSFEDACAVAVHRGRTMDLASSRGAMIAAGITADEARQLIRGHEHSLSLAAINGPQSVTISGDANAVEQVAMRVKSLGAFCRQLAVEYAFHSPQMDPVERELKRSLRGITALAPTLPMISTVTGNPIADALTDADYWWQNVRKGVLFCPAMEIAARQGFEIAIELGPHPVLSYAINESFTEAGKPIHVIPSMHRDVDDVEAFRDAFERLYQLNAPIDWQAIAAKPKTRIRLPHYPMQRQRLWQESHESQRTRLQHDFHPLLGTRTSAPDPVWQSQLSTKIHPYLGDHIVQGNCLYPAAAMVEAALKVSLSDVHATTQPSMCVRLEDMRLHQPLALDNVRTFDLSTSYRADRERIELRVKEQGTDDWHPLATIGVSSDDRPISNHSDQDAIQSLCTESVSEARCYDYCQRLGLNYGEAFRGFVSGFRQDREAWCKIRLPDDLHDDASQYILHPALLDACFHSMIIADSHFDHRLDDLYLPHRIERIQCSRDACGLTEVHVHTRIRSKDSYEMVADLELIDASGSTVMLIEGFESRNAGGLTSSEATTEFMYCYRWEADHHPPTQTDVEQPKATPKRRWLIFADRGGLSNRLVDHQRSLGHDVFEVRLGDHFTQVSATSFQVSPKQEAGWEQLLRAIPVEWITDVVFAWGLDLPTDATTPVARDLRATDRLHSTLTADQVDQSTTISCEAPLAFVQAWHHRLEDSRAEANKPAPRFSIVTAKAQSIDERAERIRYCQTPMIGLGRVLISEFSAFRTRLIDLPGSDLNDQWVALAEELEIDDSEDEVLYREGTRHVRRFVPHSSMPLPTLTFPPTPTVEPDCRTRRRSRLTTGRTSSIDDLRYEVYYPGDLAETEVVIDIQASGLNFSDVMKALALYPGLPEGPVMLGAECCGKIVRVGDAVSDWKVGDQVIAIAKGSFGTHAVVDQSLIASQPRTLNSQQAAAIPIAFLTADYALHQCARLRAGESVLIHSASGGVGLAAIQLAQQAGLVIHATAGSAPKRDFVRSLGIESVWDSRSLAFADDIRRQTDGEGVDAILNSLPGEAIRKGLQLLKTGGRFLEIGKRDIYGDRAIDLSPFRNNLALFAIDLDQLFTTDPQRMGDNLRRIALQFDQGTLQPLPLETFDADHTRDAFRYMQQAKHIGKVVVSYRSAPSEVYPCPIRVKSDRRMEIDPCHKTPANAAIRENASQPSKGISEFFRQDKTYWVAGGLGGFGLQIARWMARRGAGNLVLSGRSTSPSVQASKTLAEIESWGTAVTLMPTDITKTHDVAKTLGRIRDELPPLCGIYHTAMVLEDHLLVDLDLDSLQRVLRPKVVGGWNLHAATLDESLVSEPLEQFVLFSSLSSVFGHAGQANYAAANAALDGLAYHRRSKGLPALVINWGHLGEVGYLAQREELGARLERQGVLSFSVEEATSCLEDLLRSQATQASVLKMDWTLWRGLGLTQQVSPRFAHLIREDATDPNQTFDLVQLRAADPPEQLRQIQQLLVTKLMSLLGLRCDQLDPSRSLLELGLDSLMAVELRNWIEKQLQMTVPISELMRDASINAISKKTAERIRTHSSDANPDDPASAPADSLFSEKADQLLASIDHMDDGQVERLLAELAGATTPPEPAS from the coding sequence ATGTTCCAAAAAACCAGTGATGCAGCCGTGGCCAACAACGCCGTTCGCCCTTCCGAATTGATTGCCATCGTTGGACTTGGCTGTCGATTCCCCGGGGGCGCCAACAGTCCCGAACAATATTGGTCCCTGCTAAGCGAGGGGCGAAACGCGATCACGGAGACGCCAACGGATCGCTGGAATCTCGATAAATTCTATTCGCGCGGCACGACCAAGCCTGGCAAAACCAATAGCCGCTGGGGGGGTTATGTCGATGCGATCGATCATTTCGATCCTCAACTTTTCGGCATTTCCCCTCGTGAAGCCGCTGCGATGGATCCACAGCAACGGTTGTTGTTGGAAGTGGCTTGGCAAGCATTGGAGGATGCTGGAATGCCGGTTGAGGGTGTGAATGGCCACCCCGCTTCGGTCTTTATCGGCATCAGCAGTTTTGACTACTCCGTTGCATCTCTGAGCTTTGAAGATCGAACGGAACTGGGGCCGTACAGTAATACTGGAGGGTCCAGTAGCATTGCTGCAAATCGAATCAGCTATTGCTTTAATCTCCGTGGCCCCAGCGTTGCAGTTGATACCGCTTGCTCGTCATCCCTCGTCGCATTGCACATGGCATGCGAGAGTTTGCGTAGTGGGAAAGCCTCGTTCGCGTTAGCGGGTGGAGTCAATGCGTTGTTGTTGCCTGACTTTTACGTCGCATTTAGTCAGCTTGGTGTGCTATCACCCGACGGACGTTGCAAGACCTTTGATGCGCGTGCCAATGGTTACGTCCGTAGTGAAGGCGCCGGGATCGTTGTGCTGAAACCCTATAGCGCCGCACTTCGCGATGGTGATGATATTTACTGTGTCATTCGATCCTCGGCTCTCAATCAAGACGGACACACCGATGGGATGACGGTTCCGAGCCAGTCGGCACAGCAAGATTTGATGCGTCAAGCTTACGAGTCTGCCAATGTCGATCCTTCTCTGGTCAGTTACATCGAAGCGCACGGCACCGGAACACCAGTGGGTGATCCGATTGAGGCTGCAGCGATCGGCAACGTGATTGGCAAGGCAAGAGATGAGAGGCAGCCGTGCTATGTCGGTAGCGTCAAGACGAACATTGGACACCTCGAAGCGGGTGCAGGGATTGCCAGCGTGATCAAAGTCGCGTTGGCAATGCGCCATCAATTGATCCCGCGACACTTGAATTTCGAGTCGCTGAATCCGGCAATCCGGCTGGAAGAAAATGGGCTACGACTGCCAATCGAAAGTACCCCATGGAAATCGATCGCAGGACGACGCATCGCGGGGATCAATGGATTTGGGTACGGAGGTGCAAACGCTCATGTAGTGATCGAGGATGCCTCGCTGGCGGAAGTCAGCAAGGAGGATCTCGCAACGCCTCAGCGCAACGGGTCGACAGCCCACGATTCCGTCACGCGTTTCGGCGAAATCGGCTGGCCGTTACCGGTCTCGGCCCAGTCGAAGGATCAGCTCCCCCTCGTGGCGAACCAATGGGCCAATTGGCTAAGCCAACAGGGAAGCCCGCGAAGTGCCGCAGAGGTGATTGGATCGGCCAGTCAACAACGAAGCCATCTTCGCACCCGCCGAGTCGTTTTTGGCGATAGCCTCGAAACGATTGCGACGAAACTGCGCACCACCGACGCGGATGCATCCGAAACGAGCAGTCTGATTAGCGCGGCGGGACGTCAACATGGCATCTTGTTCGTGTGTTGTGGCCAGGGGCCTCAACACTGGCGAATGGGCAGACGGCTCTACAAAGCCGGGGGGACCTTTCAAACAACAATCGACCGATGCAATCGAGAATTCTCGAAACTCGCGTCGTGGTCGCTGATCACAGAACTGCTTCGCGACGAATCGGAATCGCGATTGCAAGAAACCTCGATTGCTCAGCCCGCATTGTTTGCGATCCAAGTCGCACTGGCAGCTCAATGGAAGGACTACGGCGTTGGTCCATCGGCTGTCGTGGGGCACAGTGTCGGCGAGATCGCTGCCGCCTACATCTCGGGGGCCTTATCGTTTGAAGACGCCTGTGCCGTCGCCGTCCATCGGGGCCGCACCATGGATCTCGCCAGTTCGCGGGGAGCGATGATCGCCGCAGGAATCACGGCGGATGAAGCACGTCAATTGATACGCGGACACGAGCATTCCCTGTCATTGGCGGCGATTAACGGGCCACAAAGTGTCACCATTTCCGGCGACGCCAATGCGGTAGAGCAAGTGGCAATGCGGGTGAAATCGCTCGGCGCATTCTGCCGACAACTCGCCGTCGAGTACGCGTTCCATAGCCCCCAGATGGATCCTGTCGAACGAGAGCTCAAGCGGTCGCTCCGTGGCATCACCGCCCTCGCACCGACCCTTCCCATGATTTCGACGGTCACGGGCAATCCAATCGCCGACGCTTTGACCGATGCAGACTATTGGTGGCAAAACGTTCGCAAGGGGGTATTGTTTTGCCCGGCAATGGAGATTGCTGCGCGACAAGGATTTGAAATCGCTATTGAACTGGGCCCCCATCCGGTTCTGTCCTACGCGATCAACGAGTCCTTCACAGAAGCCGGAAAGCCGATTCATGTGATTCCCTCGATGCATCGTGATGTCGACGATGTCGAGGCTTTCCGCGATGCCTTTGAGCGACTCTATCAGCTGAACGCTCCGATCGATTGGCAAGCCATCGCAGCAAAACCCAAGACTCGCATACGGCTGCCTCACTATCCAATGCAGCGTCAACGATTGTGGCAAGAATCGCATGAGTCCCAACGGACGAGACTCCAGCACGATTTCCATCCACTGCTTGGCACTCGCACGTCTGCGCCCGATCCTGTTTGGCAAAGTCAGCTGTCGACCAAGATTCATCCCTACCTTGGCGACCACATCGTTCAAGGCAATTGCTTGTATCCTGCGGCGGCGATGGTCGAAGCTGCCTTGAAGGTATCCCTGTCCGACGTGCACGCGACGACACAACCTTCGATGTGTGTCCGCTTGGAAGACATGCGTTTGCACCAACCCCTCGCCCTCGACAACGTTCGAACGTTTGATCTCTCGACAAGCTATCGAGCGGACCGTGAGCGCATCGAACTGCGAGTGAAGGAACAAGGCACCGACGATTGGCATCCTTTGGCAACCATCGGTGTCAGTTCCGACGATCGGCCGATTTCGAATCACTCTGACCAAGATGCGATCCAGAGCCTATGTACGGAGAGCGTATCCGAGGCGCGATGCTATGACTATTGCCAGCGTCTTGGTTTGAATTATGGCGAGGCCTTCCGAGGCTTCGTCAGCGGCTTTCGACAAGACCGCGAAGCCTGGTGCAAAATTCGGCTTCCGGATGATTTGCATGACGATGCATCCCAATACATCCTTCATCCGGCACTGCTGGACGCATGCTTCCATTCGATGATCATTGCCGACAGCCACTTTGACCATCGCCTGGATGACCTTTACTTGCCACATCGAATCGAGCGCATCCAATGCAGTCGTGATGCGTGCGGCTTGACCGAAGTTCACGTGCATACGCGAATCCGATCCAAGGATTCGTACGAAATGGTGGCGGACCTCGAATTGATCGATGCCTCGGGTTCGACCGTCATGTTGATAGAGGGTTTCGAGAGTCGCAACGCCGGCGGGTTGACATCGTCCGAAGCGACTACGGAATTCATGTACTGTTACCGCTGGGAAGCCGATCACCATCCTCCCACTCAAACCGACGTCGAACAACCGAAGGCCACACCGAAACGACGATGGTTGATCTTCGCCGATCGAGGTGGTCTCTCTAACCGATTAGTGGATCACCAACGGTCGCTGGGTCACGATGTGTTCGAGGTTCGACTGGGCGATCATTTCACGCAGGTATCCGCCACTTCGTTTCAAGTCTCCCCCAAGCAAGAGGCCGGTTGGGAGCAACTGCTCCGTGCGATCCCGGTTGAGTGGATCACCGATGTTGTCTTTGCCTGGGGTTTGGACCTACCCACCGATGCGACGACACCAGTCGCTCGCGATCTGCGGGCAACCGATCGACTTCACTCCACGCTGACGGCCGATCAAGTCGACCAGAGTACGACGATTTCATGTGAGGCCCCCTTGGCATTCGTGCAAGCGTGGCACCATCGTTTGGAGGACTCACGAGCCGAAGCAAACAAACCGGCACCTCGATTTTCGATCGTCACCGCCAAGGCGCAGTCCATCGATGAAAGAGCCGAGCGGATCCGCTATTGTCAAACACCGATGATTGGTTTGGGACGTGTGCTGATCAGCGAGTTTTCCGCCTTCCGTACGCGACTGATTGATCTTCCCGGTAGCGATTTGAACGATCAATGGGTGGCTCTCGCAGAGGAACTGGAGATTGACGACTCGGAAGACGAGGTGCTGTACCGCGAAGGGACGCGGCACGTCCGCCGGTTTGTCCCCCACAGCAGCATGCCATTGCCAACGCTGACGTTTCCGCCAACGCCGACGGTGGAGCCCGATTGCCGAACACGGAGGAGGAGTCGTTTGACGACAGGACGGACCAGCAGCATTGATGATCTGCGCTACGAGGTCTACTATCCAGGCGATCTTGCAGAGACCGAGGTTGTGATTGATATCCAAGCCTCTGGCCTAAACTTTAGCGACGTGATGAAAGCGTTGGCCCTGTACCCCGGGTTGCCGGAGGGTCCCGTGATGTTGGGAGCCGAGTGTTGCGGAAAGATTGTTCGTGTCGGTGATGCCGTTTCGGATTGGAAGGTGGGTGATCAGGTGATCGCCATCGCAAAAGGAAGTTTTGGCACGCATGCCGTTGTGGATCAATCGCTGATTGCCAGTCAGCCACGGACTTTGAACAGCCAACAAGCTGCCGCGATCCCGATCGCTTTCCTGACTGCGGATTACGCGCTGCATCAGTGCGCTCGACTGCGCGCCGGCGAGTCGGTGCTGATTCACTCCGCCAGCGGCGGCGTCGGACTTGCCGCGATCCAGCTGGCCCAACAAGCCGGACTGGTCATCCACGCCACCGCGGGCAGTGCACCGAAACGTGACTTCGTGCGTTCCTTAGGGATTGAATCGGTTTGGGATTCCCGAAGTTTGGCATTTGCAGACGACATCCGACGCCAAACCGACGGGGAAGGTGTCGACGCCATTTTGAATTCACTACCAGGTGAAGCGATCCGAAAAGGACTTCAGCTTTTGAAGACCGGCGGTCGATTCTTGGAAATTGGCAAACGTGATATCTATGGCGATCGGGCGATCGACTTGTCACCGTTTCGAAACAACTTGGCCCTATTTGCGATCGATCTCGACCAACTGTTCACGACCGACCCTCAACGAATGGGCGACAATTTGCGTCGGATCGCGTTACAGTTTGACCAGGGAACGCTGCAGCCATTGCCGTTGGAAACATTTGATGCCGATCACACGCGAGACGCGTTTCGCTACATGCAACAGGCCAAGCACATCGGCAAAGTCGTCGTCAGCTACCGTAGCGCACCGAGTGAAGTCTATCCCTGTCCGATTCGTGTCAAGAGTGACCGGCGAATGGAGATTGATCCGTGTCACAAAACGCCTGCGAATGCGGCCATCCGAGAGAATGCATCCCAACCTTCGAAAGGCATCAGCGAGTTTTTTCGGCAAGACAAAACATATTGGGTCGCCGGGGGACTCGGTGGCTTTGGTCTACAGATTGCTCGCTGGATGGCCCGCCGCGGTGCCGGCAACTTGGTCCTCAGCGGGCGCAGCACATCGCCCAGCGTTCAGGCCAGCAAAACCCTTGCGGAAATCGAGTCATGGGGCACTGCCGTAACGTTGATGCCCACCGACATCACGAAGACGCACGACGTCGCCAAGACGCTGGGGAGGATTCGAGACGAACTGCCACCGCTATGCGGAATCTACCACACCGCCATGGTACTGGAAGATCATTTGCTGGTTGATCTCGATCTGGATTCGTTGCAACGCGTTCTACGCCCCAAGGTGGTAGGTGGCTGGAATCTTCATGCCGCGACGTTGGATGAATCGCTGGTATCCGAACCGCTGGAACAGTTCGTCTTATTTTCTTCGCTATCGAGCGTCTTCGGACACGCCGGGCAAGCCAATTATGCCGCTGCGAACGCAGCGTTAGATGGACTGGCCTACCACCGCCGCTCGAAAGGCTTACCCGCGTTGGTCATCAATTGGGGGCACCTAGGCGAGGTTGGCTATTTGGCTCAACGTGAGGAACTCGGTGCGAGATTGGAACGACAGGGGGTGCTGAGCTTTTCGGTCGAAGAGGCAACAAGCTGCCTTGAAGATCTATTGCGTTCTCAGGCGACGCAGGCGAGTGTGCTGAAAATGGACTGGACGTTATGGCGCGGATTAGGGTTGACTCAACAGGTTTCGCCACGCTTTGCTCATCTGATCCGAGAAGATGCCACCGATCCGAACCAGACCTTTGACTTGGTGCAACTGCGAGCTGCAGACCCGCCGGAACAGCTCCGCCAAATCCAGCAGCTGTTGGTGACCAAGTTGATGTCCCTTTTGGGGTTACGCTGCGATCAACTCGATCCTTCGCGGTCGTTGTTGGAATTGGGACTCGATTCGTTAATGGCGGTCGAACTCCGTAACTGGATTGAAAAACAACTGCAAATGACAGTGCCCATTTCCGAACTGATGCGAGACGCGTCGATCAACGCAATCTCCAAAAAGACGGCTGAGCGTATCCGTACGCATTCGAGCGATGCGAACCCAGACGATCCGGCCAGCGCACCAGCGGATTCACTGTTTTCCGAAAAAGCGGATCAACTACTCGCATCGATTGATCACATGGATGACGGACAGGTGGAACGATTGCTGGCAGAACTTGCTGGGGCCACGAC